The following are from one region of the bacterium genome:
- a CDS encoding DUF116 domain-containing protein, with protein MRPESKLPQPPEISDRQLGDEWLDWDGKSNPGITESGKGLFISFSILSLIILGLGLLLFHWLIQPRLAQFGTLVVQLGTVVIYLLVAFVALCLCILVLAVTTESPVIIQLIRNPSYLGMLLPWSTRLANWVGFSRDKVTNSFLKVHNLLTSSLRKPIDHTQLLILLPRCLNREMFQQLRALKEKYQVEMFTAGGGDVAREMIRKKKPKTIIAIACERDLVSGIRDVAPYIPVLGFPNKRPEGPCKNTEVDVSQIEIAIKTVLGRE; from the coding sequence ATGAGACCAGAATCGAAACTACCGCAACCACCAGAAATTAGCGATCGACAACTTGGTGATGAATGGCTGGATTGGGATGGAAAATCTAACCCGGGAATAACCGAATCGGGTAAAGGATTATTTATTTCTTTTTCTATTTTGAGTTTGATTATACTCGGTCTAGGTTTGCTTTTATTTCATTGGTTGATTCAACCGAGATTAGCCCAATTCGGAACACTCGTTGTTCAACTTGGTACCGTGGTCATTTATCTGCTCGTTGCGTTTGTTGCCCTGTGTTTATGTATTCTTGTGCTTGCAGTAACCACGGAATCTCCGGTTATCATTCAACTTATCCGGAACCCGAGTTATCTTGGGATGTTACTTCCCTGGTCAACCCGACTTGCAAACTGGGTCGGATTTTCTAGAGATAAAGTTACTAATTCTTTCTTGAAAGTTCATAATCTCCTAACCAGTTCACTTCGGAAACCAATTGACCATACGCAATTACTGATTCTATTACCGCGCTGTTTGAATCGCGAAATGTTCCAGCAATTACGAGCACTTAAAGAGAAATATCAAGTAGAAATGTTCACTGCTGGTGGCGGAGATGTCGCTCGGGAAATGATTCGAAAAAAGAAACCGAAAACGATTATTGCTATCGCCTGCGAACGCGATTTGGTTTCCGGAATTCGCGATGTTGCCCCGTATATTCCGGTGCTTGGATTTCCGAATAAACGACCGGAAGGACCGTGTAAAAATACCGAAGTTGATGTTTCACAAATAGAAATTGCTATTAAAACGGTATTAGGACGAGAGTAA
- the dinB gene encoding DNA polymerase IV: MQSYILHIDMDAFYASVEQRERPWLRGKPVIVGNHPSGRGVVCAASYSARKFGLYAGMPLTRAKRLCPQGIFLPVRMGLYEEVSMQIMSILRQYSPLVEPISLDEAYVDLTGTERLFGPPIETAKRIKLRIKQEIKLTASVGLASNKFLAKVASELDKPDGFVVIPPEQETEILWQLPIEVIWGVGHKTEKKLRELGFDTVGSLARVSRKYLQSLLGKPGETIHKLACGIDDRKVDPSLKEYISAHRPGVRERTNPELELALPKSCGHSVTFEKDYTDCVPVYAMLLNLAEKVGYRLRKMRLVGKTVTVCIRFADFSTFAHAKTLEYETNQGYQIYSCGLELLREMGVVITSLSKSETNQPIRFKQPVRLIGISVSNLTQDNEEQLWLFDQSPFGGERGRRLYKAIDTLQEKFGERIVYRASLRYPEKTVYQWN, encoded by the coding sequence ATGCAAAGCTATATTCTCCATATTGATATGGACGCATTTTATGCCTCGGTTGAACAACGGGAACGTCCTTGGCTCCGTGGGAAACCAGTTATTGTTGGAAATCACCCGAGTGGACGGGGGGTGGTTTGTGCAGCGTCATATTCTGCGCGCAAGTTTGGTCTCTATGCCGGAATGCCGTTAACCCGGGCGAAACGGTTGTGTCCTCAAGGTATCTTTCTGCCGGTGCGAATGGGATTATACGAAGAAGTTTCGATGCAGATTATGTCAATTTTGCGACAATACTCGCCGTTAGTCGAACCGATTTCGTTAGATGAAGCGTATGTAGATTTAACAGGAACAGAACGATTATTCGGTCCCCCGATTGAAACCGCCAAACGAATTAAACTCAGGATTAAACAGGAAATCAAATTAACCGCATCGGTTGGACTTGCTTCCAATAAATTTCTGGCGAAAGTCGCTTCTGAATTAGATAAACCGGATGGATTTGTGGTTATCCCGCCGGAACAGGAAACAGAAATCCTCTGGCAACTACCGATTGAAGTTATCTGGGGTGTTGGTCATAAAACAGAAAAGAAACTCCGCGAGTTAGGGTTTGATACCGTTGGCAGTTTAGCCCGAGTATCACGGAAGTATCTGCAATCTCTGTTGGGTAAACCGGGGGAAACTATCCATAAACTCGCTTGCGGAATTGATGACCGTAAAGTTGACCCCAGTCTGAAAGAATATATCAGTGCGCATCGACCCGGAGTCCGTGAACGAACCAATCCGGAGCTCGAACTTGCATTGCCGAAATCGTGCGGTCATTCGGTCACGTTCGAAAAAGATTATACTGACTGTGTGCCAGTCTATGCGATGCTATTAAATCTTGCTGAAAAAGTCGGGTATCGGCTGCGGAAAATGCGTTTGGTAGGAAAAACGGTTACCGTATGTATCCGGTTCGCAGATTTTTCTACATTCGCCCATGCGAAAACCCTTGAGTATGAAACGAATCAAGGGTATCAGATTTATTCTTGTGGATTAGAACTACTGCGAGAAATGGGAGTTGTTATCACCTCGCTATCCAAGAGCGAAACTAATCAGCCGATACGGTTCAAACAACCAGTTCGATTGATTGGCATTTCGGTCTCCAACCTGACCCAAGATAATGAAGAACAACTATGGTTATTCGATCAATCACCTTTTGGTGGAGAACGAGGACGACGACTATATAAAGCAATCGATACATTACAGGAGAAGTTCGGCGAGAGAATTGTTTATCGGGCAAGTCTGCGGTATCCGGAAAAAACGGTTTACCAATGGAACTGA
- a CDS encoding type IV pilus twitching motility protein PilT produces the protein MNIDINELLAEMGEKNASDLHLQEGTPPTYRIDGKLVPLDTPPLSAEQVHEIFESIAPTRLVEKFKNESAVDFAYSLPPYYRYRINAFHQKGTTVIAIRCLRNDILDFDQLKLPPVIKTLAEKRRGLMLMVGPTGSGKSTTLAAIVEYINQNFSRRIITIEDPIEFLYTSKKSVISQIEIGKDSPSFYDALKFSLRQDPDVILIGEMRDKETIYTAIHAAETGHLILSTLHTPDATQTIDRIMSFFPPEQHERIRLMLALNLIGVVAQRLVPLADGCGRVAAVEVLINTPIVTKLFREGKLKELYQAIQNKEAGMQTFTQALVELYLAKKITFEEGEANSDDPGAFRRMAKGAWATGDKTSIIF, from the coding sequence ATGAATATAGACATTAATGAACTTTTAGCAGAAATGGGCGAAAAAAACGCGTCTGACCTCCATCTACAGGAAGGAACGCCGCCAACCTACCGGATTGATGGTAAGCTGGTTCCATTAGATACACCACCATTATCTGCTGAGCAAGTCCATGAAATATTCGAATCAATTGCTCCAACCCGATTGGTAGAGAAATTTAAAAATGAAAGTGCAGTTGATTTCGCGTATTCGTTACCTCCCTATTATCGGTATCGGATCAATGCGTTCCATCAAAAAGGAACGACGGTTATTGCGATTCGTTGTCTTCGAAACGATATTCTTGATTTTGACCAGCTAAAGTTACCACCGGTAATTAAAACGTTAGCGGAGAAACGGCGTGGATTAATGTTAATGGTAGGTCCAACTGGTTCTGGAAAATCAACTACGCTGGCGGCAATTGTTGAATATATCAATCAAAATTTTTCACGCCGAATTATTACCATCGAAGACCCAATTGAATTCCTATATACAAGCAAAAAAAGTGTAATTAGTCAGATTGAAATTGGAAAAGATAGCCCCTCATTTTACGATGCATTAAAATTTTCACTTCGGCAAGACCCGGATGTTATCCTCATCGGTGAAATGCGAGATAAGGAAACGATTTATACCGCAATTCATGCCGCTGAAACTGGTCATTTAATTTTAAGTACGCTGCACACCCCTGATGCTACGCAAACGATTGACCGAATTATGAGTTTTTTCCCTCCAGAACAGCATGAACGAATCCGACTGATGCTAGCGTTAAATTTAATTGGAGTAGTTGCACAACGGTTGGTGCCATTAGCCGATGGTTGCGGTCGAGTTGCTGCGGTTGAAGTACTCATCAATACTCCTATTGTCACCAAACTTTTCCGGGAAGGAAAGTTGAAAGAACTCTATCAAGCGATTCAGAATAAAGAAGCGGGAATGCAAACCTTTACGCAAGCGCTGGTTGAACTTTATCTAGCAAAAAAGATAACGTTTGAAGAGGGAGAAGCAAACTCTGATGACCCTGGAGCGTTTCGCCGAATGGCAAAAGGCGCTTGGGCAACCGGGGATAAAACGAGCATTATATTTTAA
- a CDS encoding polyprenol monophosphomannose synthase: protein MKTTVFIPTYNEKDNLRPLVEQILQLKLDIQILIVDDQSPDGTDKIADELAAEYPGRVKVLHRGPPRGRGYAGIAGFQYAANLDTDVIIEMDGDLSHQPIFIPDFLDAIQDADVVIGSRYIQGGDVVGWSWHRKLNSWVANHVSRWILGLKFADCTSGFRAFRKEVVQSLPWESMISPGPSIVEEILYYCVKKKYRIREIPITFINREQGKSKVSLKLILRWIISLLRVRFRS, encoded by the coding sequence TTGAAAACGACTGTCTTCATTCCAACTTATAACGAAAAAGATAATCTACGGCCGTTAGTTGAGCAGATTCTCCAGTTGAAACTGGATATCCAGATACTGATTGTTGACGACCAATCGCCTGACGGTACCGATAAAATTGCTGATGAACTTGCTGCCGAGTATCCCGGTCGGGTTAAGGTTCTCCACCGTGGTCCGCCTCGTGGTCGCGGTTATGCGGGTATTGCTGGGTTTCAATATGCTGCAAACTTGGATACCGATGTTATTATTGAAATGGATGGCGATTTATCACATCAGCCGATATTTATCCCGGATTTTCTCGATGCGATTCAAGATGCGGATGTTGTTATCGGTTCCCGGTATATTCAAGGAGGCGATGTGGTGGGGTGGAGCTGGCATCGGAAACTAAACAGCTGGGTAGCGAACCATGTTTCGCGCTGGATTCTTGGTCTCAAATTTGCTGATTGTACCAGTGGGTTTCGTGCGTTCCGAAAAGAGGTGGTTCAATCGCTTCCGTGGGAGAGTATGATTTCTCCGGGTCCGTCAATTGTCGAAGAGATTCTCTACTATTGCGTTAAGAAAAAATACCGAATCCGCGAAATTCCGATAACGTTTATCAACCGAGAACAGGGAAAATCAAAAGTTTCACTAAAGCTTATTCTCCGCTGGATAATATCATTGCTAAGAGTTCGATTTCGAAGCTAA
- the lexA gene encoding transcriptional repressor LexA, producing the protein MQELTDRQQAILNYIKQFIRKEGYPPTVRELAEKFAMKSSSMFDHLNALQRKGLVKRVSRKSRSLEVAEFIESKRSLAPVREIPLLGRVSAGKPLFAIENLDGNLWLDTSWIKAEKVFALKVKGESMQNAHILDGDIVMVRVQHDADNGDIVVVLLGDEATVKRFYRENGRIRLQPENPNMEPIILNSASSEFTILGKVIGVFRKF; encoded by the coding sequence ATGCAAGAGCTAACCGACCGACAACAAGCCATTTTAAATTATATCAAGCAGTTTATTCGGAAAGAAGGATATCCGCCTACGGTTCGTGAACTCGCTGAGAAATTTGCAATGAAATCATCGAGTATGTTCGACCATTTGAATGCATTGCAACGAAAAGGATTGGTGAAGCGGGTATCGCGTAAATCCCGCAGTCTGGAGGTAGCCGAGTTTATCGAATCGAAGCGATCGTTGGCACCGGTCCGTGAGATTCCGCTTCTCGGGCGAGTATCTGCAGGAAAACCGTTATTTGCGATAGAGAATCTTGATGGAAACCTCTGGCTGGATACATCCTGGATTAAAGCGGAAAAAGTGTTTGCCTTGAAGGTAAAAGGAGAAAGTATGCAAAATGCGCATATTCTTGATGGCGATATTGTTATGGTTCGGGTGCAACATGATGCGGATAACGGTGATATTGTGGTGGTTCTTCTCGGGGACGAAGCAACGGTTAAACGGTTCTATCGGGAAAATGGGCGGATTCGTCTTCAACCGGAGAATCCAAATATGGAACCAATTATATTGAATTCAGCTTCTTCTGAATTTACTATATTAGGAAAAGTCATAGGCGTATTTCGGAAATTCTAA
- a CDS encoding PAS domain S-box protein: MNLLIVFVVNDFNFRTIVKDMPRRVTKSKSKPEPTLKKLVHILLVEDNDDDALLIERNLKQAGIHFFLSRVETKLAFLQELKRFNPDLVISDYTLPEFDGLTALHLLKKSNQSIPFILVTQSLSEELASEFMKAGADDCILKSQLQKLPSLVRTIAEKKQSEPEKDNAIERILANRELTRQIIDMNPVGIAIVNRSGQITYANAQAEKVLGLKKSHILQRTYNAPEWKITDFNGQPFPESELPFFKVKTTHKPVFDIRHAIEWPNGNRVFLSINGIPLFNPFGEFEGMLATVENITEREQTIQAIQESETRYRLLFESNPLPMWVYDLATLQFLAVNDAAVARYGYTREEFLQMTIKEIWFEEDIPSLLSNLAHITVGLDESGLWRHRTKDGSIIYVEITSHTLLYSGRPAELVLAQDVTARIQSEEKIRLLSNAVRSVNDCVIITDMQNRIIFVNEPFEKNYGYTQEEILGKPREILVPEFEQQKFTHSILADTIQKGFWHGELWNKRKDGTFFPSWVSTAYIRNEQHQPTAILEITYDITERKKTETDLLRHIELENLIISVSNQFINLPSGEIDSALQNALQVIGTFVAVDRSYVFLFSEDGEYMSNTHEWCAPDISSKKTRLQNIPTDTFPWLLRKLNQREEINISRVVDLPREAEAEKQEFLTENIQSLLVVPLVYKKTIIGFVGFDSVKKERRWLADEVALLRIVGEIFTSAIQQKKTEEALALAVNQWRTTFDAMRDLICLLDANGNIIRCNVAFCEYLQRPFLEILGKNVCELFFGNQEPPADFPFIRIHRTRKRELGTIFINRRWFDITVDPMVDATGALLGAVQVMQDVTELKQRELVDKHKQEQLVRYQSALLSLAKMEFSSLDLALNRITEIDAQTLNIARVSFWQFNRERNEIICKDLYCLADHTHQQGQQLQSIRYPRYFRALDENRMIAASDAQNDLRTNEFNEGYLKPLRIMAMLDVPVRLRGVVVGILCHEHTGSIREWTVEEQEFAAQVADMVSLALAAEERNRAEAELFETHQRYLKVITQAKAVPYQRDYLTNEFTIVGEEIETLTGYSKEEFTAQLFDKLVQESILYGEAAGLSTEEAIQQIRAGEIKQWHAEYRITTKSGETKWLSDASIQLRDETGKAIGSLGILQDITEHKRAEETIRRTHELYQEAISQADAVPYFFDYVNNCYGFMGERIEYLTGYPVAEFTPSLWKTLIQEVVMLGETVGMPIDEAGKLARAGKINKWRAEYRITTKSGETKWLTDSAIQLFDAQGNVTGFLGFLQDITDRKLAEEKQRETHELYRQALIQADAVPYLLDYITNRYIFIGEGIERLTEYTTLEITPQIWRSLIQETIVYGEDTGLPLEIVSQRARNGAYKKWRAEYKITTKTGKTRWLSDSSIHLFDATGKRTGSLGFLQDITDRKQAEVALRNSFEQVRRALEGTVGAIAETVEKRDPYTAGHQRGVAKLAVAIAQALQLSSQQIEGIRVAGILHDIGKMYIPAEILTKPTKLTELEFNLIKTHAESGYDILKGIEFPWPVAQIVFQHHERLNGSGYPKGLPEEAILLEAKIIAVADVVEAMASNRPYRPMLGVEVALDEIAKNCHILYDARIVDICIALFREKNFTFL, from the coding sequence GTGAATCTATTGATCGTTTTTGTGGTTAACGATTTTAATTTTCGAACTATTGTTAAAGATATGCCACGAAGAGTAACCAAATCTAAATCTAAACCGGAACCGACCTTGAAAAAGCTGGTGCATATTCTGTTAGTTGAAGACAATGACGATGATGCATTGCTCATTGAGCGGAACCTCAAACAAGCCGGGATACATTTTTTTCTTTCTCGGGTTGAAACTAAACTTGCATTTTTACAAGAACTGAAAAGGTTTAATCCCGACCTTGTTATTTCCGATTATACATTACCGGAATTCGATGGGCTGACCGCATTACATCTGTTGAAAAAGAGTAACCAAAGTATTCCGTTTATTTTGGTTACCCAATCGTTATCGGAAGAACTTGCCAGTGAATTCATGAAAGCTGGTGCAGATGATTGCATATTAAAATCGCAGTTACAGAAACTGCCTTCCCTAGTTCGAACAATAGCAGAGAAAAAACAATCTGAACCGGAAAAAGATAACGCTATCGAACGAATTCTTGCGAACCGTGAACTAACCCGTCAGATTATTGATATGAATCCGGTAGGTATTGCCATTGTCAACCGTTCAGGACAAATCACCTACGCGAATGCACAAGCTGAAAAAGTGCTCGGGTTAAAAAAATCGCATATACTTCAGCGAACCTATAATGCTCCGGAATGGAAAATAACCGATTTCAACGGGCAACCGTTTCCGGAGAGCGAGCTACCATTTTTTAAGGTTAAGACTACCCATAAACCGGTTTTCGATATTCGTCACGCCATTGAATGGCCTAATGGCAATCGGGTTTTTCTTTCAATTAACGGAATACCGTTGTTTAACCCATTCGGCGAGTTCGAGGGTATGCTCGCTACAGTTGAAAATATTACTGAACGAGAGCAAACAATTCAGGCGATTCAGGAATCGGAAACGCGATATCGTCTTCTTTTTGAAAGTAATCCGCTACCGATGTGGGTCTATGATTTAGCGACGTTGCAATTTCTCGCCGTGAATGATGCAGCAGTTGCTCGATATGGATATACCCGAGAAGAATTCCTGCAAATGACGATAAAAGAAATCTGGTTCGAAGAAGATATTCCATCGTTGCTCTCCAATCTTGCCCATATTACCGTGGGATTAGATGAATCCGGTCTATGGCGGCATCGGACAAAAGATGGAAGTATTATCTATGTAGAAATAACATCGCATACCCTTCTCTATTCTGGTAGACCGGCAGAACTGGTTTTAGCACAGGATGTAACCGCACGCATTCAATCGGAAGAAAAGATTCGCTTGCTTTCCAATGCGGTTCGAAGCGTTAATGATTGTGTCATCATAACCGATATGCAGAACCGAATTATTTTTGTCAATGAACCATTTGAAAAAAACTATGGATATACCCAAGAAGAAATACTCGGAAAACCTCGGGAAATTCTGGTTCCAGAATTTGAACAACAGAAATTCACACATTCTATACTGGCGGACACAATCCAAAAAGGATTCTGGCACGGTGAACTCTGGAATAAACGGAAAGACGGAACATTCTTTCCGAGCTGGGTTTCAACGGCTTACATTCGCAATGAACAACATCAACCGACAGCTATTCTCGAAATCACCTATGATATCACCGAACGAAAAAAGACAGAAACCGACCTACTCCGCCATATCGAACTCGAAAATTTGATTATTTCGGTTTCCAACCAGTTCATCAATCTTCCTTCTGGAGAAATTGATTCTGCGCTCCAAAACGCGCTTCAGGTTATCGGAACCTTCGTCGCGGTTGACCGGAGTTATGTATTTCTGTTTTCTGAAGATGGTGAATATATGTCGAATACGCATGAATGGTGTGCGCCAGATATTTCTTCTAAAAAGACCCGATTACAAAATATTCCAACCGATACCTTTCCATGGCTGCTACGGAAACTGAATCAACGTGAAGAAATCAATATATCGCGAGTAGTCGATTTACCTAGAGAAGCAGAAGCGGAAAAACAAGAGTTTCTAACGGAAAATATTCAATCACTGCTTGTGGTTCCGTTAGTCTATAAGAAAACCATAATTGGATTTGTAGGGTTCGATTCGGTTAAAAAAGAAAGAAGGTGGTTAGCGGACGAGGTTGCGTTATTGCGGATTGTTGGTGAAATCTTTACCAGTGCGATACAGCAGAAAAAAACCGAAGAAGCGCTAGCATTAGCGGTAAATCAGTGGCGAACCACGTTCGATGCGATGCGAGATTTGATTTGTCTATTAGATGCAAATGGAAATATCATCCGCTGCAACGTTGCGTTTTGCGAGTATCTCCAGCGTCCATTTCTCGAAATTTTAGGGAAGAATGTTTGTGAATTGTTTTTCGGCAATCAAGAACCGCCGGCAGATTTTCCATTTATACGAATACATCGAACGCGAAAACGGGAATTGGGAACGATATTCATTAACCGCCGGTGGTTTGATATTACGGTTGACCCGATGGTTGATGCTACCGGAGCATTACTTGGTGCTGTTCAGGTTATGCAGGATGTTACTGAATTGAAACAGAGAGAACTCGTTGACAAACACAAGCAGGAACAATTAGTTCGATATCAATCTGCGTTATTATCCTTAGCGAAAATGGAATTTTCTAGTTTAGATCTAGCGTTAAACCGTATTACAGAAATTGACGCACAAACTCTGAATATCGCTCGGGTAAGTTTCTGGCAATTTAATAGGGAACGGAACGAAATAATTTGTAAGGATTTGTATTGCTTAGCTGATCACACACATCAGCAGGGACAGCAGTTGCAGAGTATAAGATATCCGCGATATTTCCGTGCGCTGGACGAAAATCGAATGATTGCTGCATCAGATGCACAGAATGATTTGCGAACAAACGAATTTAACGAAGGATATCTAAAACCGCTGCGAATAATGGCTATGCTCGATGTTCCGGTTCGACTTCGTGGCGTGGTTGTAGGGATTCTCTGCCATGAGCATACCGGTTCAATTCGCGAATGGACTGTGGAAGAACAGGAGTTTGCTGCGCAGGTTGCTGATATGGTCTCCCTCGCATTAGCTGCAGAGGAACGAAATCGAGCGGAAGCAGAGTTATTTGAAACGCATCAGCGGTATCTTAAAGTTATTACCCAAGCAAAAGCAGTACCATATCAACGCGATTATCTCACCAATGAATTTACTATCGTTGGTGAAGAAATAGAAACCCTAACCGGATATTCAAAAGAAGAATTTACGGCGCAATTATTCGACAAGCTCGTCCAAGAATCAATTTTATACGGCGAAGCCGCTGGATTATCAACTGAGGAGGCGATACAGCAGATTCGAGCAGGGGAAATTAAACAATGGCATGCAGAATATCGCATTACGACAAAATCCGGAGAAACTAAATGGTTATCCGATGCTTCAATACAACTCCGTGATGAAACCGGTAAAGCAATCGGTTCATTGGGTATCTTGCAGGATATCACCGAACATAAACGCGCAGAAGAAACTATCCGAAGAACCCATGAATTATATCAGGAAGCTATCAGTCAGGCGGATGCGGTGCCGTATTTTTTCGATTATGTGAATAATTGCTATGGATTTATGGGAGAACGAATAGAATACCTAACTGGTTATCCCGTAGCAGAATTTACCCCATCACTCTGGAAAACACTAATTCAAGAGGTGGTTATGCTGGGAGAAACGGTTGGGATGCCAATTGACGAAGCAGGGAAACTAGCGCGCGCTGGAAAAATAAACAAATGGCGTGCGGAGTATCGGATTACAACGAAATCTGGTGAAACGAAATGGTTAACTGATTCAGCAATCCAATTATTCGATGCACAAGGAAATGTTACCGGATTCCTCGGTTTTCTCCAAGATATTACTGACCGAAAATTAGCTGAAGAAAAACAGCGCGAAACCCACGAACTATATCGTCAGGCATTAATTCAAGCGGATGCGGTGCCGTACCTACTGGATTATATTACTAACCGATATATTTTTATCGGAGAGGGAATAGAGCGGCTGACTGAGTATACCACACTGGAAATAACACCGCAAATCTGGCGGTCATTAATTCAAGAGACAATAGTATATGGTGAAGATACGGGATTGCCGCTAGAGATAGTATCGCAACGTGCCCGAAATGGAGCATATAAGAAATGGCGAGCGGAGTATAAAATTACAACTAAAACCGGGAAGACAAGATGGTTATCAGATTCTTCCATTCATCTTTTTGATGCAACCGGTAAGCGAACCGGGTCGCTTGGTTTCTTACAGGATATTACTGACCGAAAACAAGCGGAAGTAGCATTGCGAAATAGTTTCGAGCAGGTACGACGTGCATTGGAGGGGACGGTAGGTGCAATTGCCGAGACCGTAGAAAAACGTGATCCATATACTGCGGGGCATCAGCGTGGCGTAGCAAAATTGGCGGTAGCGATCGCTCAAGCGTTACAATTATCTTCCCAACAAATCGAGGGGATTCGCGTTGCTGGAATACTCCACGATATCGGGAAAATGTATATTCCTGCAGAAATATTAACGAAACCGACAAAACTAACGGAACTAGAATTTAATTTAATTAAAACTCATGCGGAGAGTGGATATGATATTTTGAAAGGAATCGAATTCCCTTGGCCGGTAGCACAGATAGTTTTCCAGCATCACGAACGGCTGAACGGTTCCGGATATCCAAAAGGGTTACCTGAAGAAGCAATTTTATTAGAAGCAAAAATAATTGCGGTTGCAGATGTGGTTGAAGCAATGGCATCAAATCGTCCATATCGTCCGATGCTCGGTGTTGAAGTAGCGTTAGATGAAATTGCAAAAAATTGCCATATCCTTTATGACGCGCGAATCGTTGATATCTGTATTGCTCTTTTCCGAGAGAAAAACTTCACGTTCCTATAA
- a CDS encoding response regulator, with protein MAKKILVIDDNPTIRDLVSFTLQLEGYEPINAIDGIDGLLKLDQLHHDELQLIITDIVMPKLDGFGVIKQVRKHKIFYQIPILVLTARGLEEDERMAKQAGATGFIRKPFEPGDLLNAVRKLLAPGTKSNKKS; from the coding sequence ATGGCAAAAAAGATTTTGGTCATAGATGATAATCCAACCATTCGAGATTTAGTCTCATTCACGTTGCAATTGGAGGGATATGAACCTATCAATGCTATCGACGGAATCGACGGACTACTGAAACTCGATCAACTTCATCACGATGAATTGCAGTTGATTATCACTGATATTGTGATGCCGAAACTAGATGGGTTTGGGGTAATCAAACAAGTGCGGAAACATAAAATATTTTACCAGATACCAATCTTGGTTCTCACCGCTCGAGGACTTGAAGAAGATGAACGAATGGCTAAACAAGCAGGCGCAACCGGATTTATTCGGAAACCATTTGAACCCGGGGATTTGCTCAATGCGGTGCGGAAACTTCTTGCTCCGGGAACTAAATCCAATAAAAAATCATAA